The following coding sequences are from one Thermostaphylospora chromogena window:
- a CDS encoding FAD-binding and (Fe-S)-binding domain-containing protein: MTGGVHPSTARTGSEVPDARHLVELLRAAVGGAVDDGARRRAEYSTDASNYRVVPRVVVFPRSVDDILAAVEVGRATGVPVTVRGGGTSVAGNAVGPGIVLDTSRHLNRVLALDPDAKTATVEPGTVLDTLQAAARPYGLRFGPDPSTHARCTIGGMIGNNACGPHAVAYGRTADNVVELDVVDGTGRRFTAGATASGAGTASVPGLDRLVRDGLATIRTEFGRFGRQVSGYSLEHLLPENGGDLAKALVGTEGTCVLVLGATVRLVETVRSTALVVLGYPDMPTAADAVPALLPHAPLAVEGVDARLVEVVRRSKGASRVPDLPEGGGWLFVEVGGDTPEEAMAAGRALAADGGTDALLVVPSGARADALWRIREDGAGLAGRTAAGRQAWPGWEDAAVPPERLGAYLRDFESLMAEHGIDGLAYGHFGDGCVHVRLDVPLEDRPGRLRPFLRAAAELVAGHGGSLSGEHGDGRARSELLPVMYSPEAISLFERFKALFDPADVLNPGVLVRPRAVDEDLRRPAAHPLPLSRRPGGMALAHDDGDLTRAVHRCVGLGKCRADLTAAGGVMCPSYLATRDERDSTRGRARVLQEMANGSLVSGGFRAPEVLDVLDLCLSCKACGRDCPAGVDMATYKSEVLHHAYRGRPRPVTHYVLGRLPLWARLAERVPRLVNALFGPRALRRLLLRAGGMDPRRDVPRFADEPFRRWARPLAVDRPPAPAPDDRPGVVLWADSFTDAFSPDAARAAVEVLTDAGYRVHVPAKPVCCGLTWISTGQLDGARRRLRAMLDTLAPFLEAGLPVVGLEPSCTAVARRDVLELLPDDPRARALAEATCTLAELLSRPRPDGTRWRPPSLAGLRVVAQPHCHHHAVMGYDADAALLRAAGAELDVLGGCCGLAGNFGMERGHYEVSVAVAENALLPALRAAPDAVFLADGFSCRTQAEQLAGRRGLHLAELLRLSAAPATPAASPGSPDTGGTFPSAPPVG, translated from the coding sequence GTGACCGGCGGCGTCCACCCCTCCACCGCGAGGACAGGCTCTGAGGTGCCGGACGCGCGGCACCTGGTCGAGCTGCTGCGCGCGGCCGTCGGCGGCGCCGTGGACGACGGCGCCCGCAGGCGCGCGGAGTACTCGACGGACGCCTCCAACTACCGGGTCGTCCCGCGGGTCGTGGTCTTCCCGCGCAGCGTGGACGACATCCTCGCGGCGGTGGAGGTGGGCCGGGCGACGGGCGTACCGGTCACCGTGCGCGGCGGCGGCACGTCCGTCGCGGGCAACGCGGTGGGCCCGGGGATCGTGCTCGACACCAGCCGGCATCTGAACCGCGTGCTCGCGCTCGACCCCGACGCCAAGACGGCGACCGTCGAACCGGGCACGGTACTGGACACCCTGCAGGCCGCCGCCCGCCCGTACGGCCTGCGGTTCGGGCCCGACCCGTCGACGCACGCCCGGTGCACCATCGGCGGCATGATCGGCAACAACGCGTGCGGGCCGCACGCGGTCGCCTACGGCCGCACCGCGGACAACGTCGTCGAGCTCGACGTCGTCGACGGCACCGGCCGGCGGTTCACCGCCGGTGCGACGGCGTCCGGCGCGGGGACCGCGAGCGTCCCCGGCCTGGACCGGCTGGTGCGGGACGGCCTGGCGACGATCCGCACCGAGTTCGGCCGCTTCGGCCGCCAGGTGTCCGGCTACTCCCTCGAACACCTGCTGCCGGAGAACGGGGGCGACCTCGCCAAGGCGCTCGTGGGCACCGAGGGGACGTGCGTCCTCGTGCTGGGGGCGACCGTGCGGCTCGTGGAGACCGTCCGGTCCACCGCGCTCGTCGTCCTCGGCTACCCGGACATGCCCACCGCCGCGGACGCCGTCCCGGCGCTGCTGCCCCACGCCCCGCTCGCCGTGGAGGGCGTCGACGCGCGGCTGGTCGAGGTGGTCCGGCGCAGCAAGGGCGCCTCGCGCGTGCCCGACCTGCCCGAGGGCGGCGGCTGGCTGTTCGTCGAGGTCGGGGGCGACACGCCCGAGGAGGCGATGGCCGCGGGCCGCGCGCTCGCCGCCGACGGCGGAACGGACGCCCTCCTCGTGGTGCCTTCCGGCGCGCGGGCCGACGCCCTGTGGCGCATCCGCGAGGACGGCGCCGGTCTCGCGGGCCGCACGGCGGCGGGACGGCAGGCCTGGCCGGGGTGGGAGGACGCCGCGGTCCCGCCCGAGCGGCTCGGCGCCTACCTGCGCGACTTCGAGTCGCTCATGGCGGAGCACGGGATCGACGGACTCGCCTACGGCCACTTCGGGGACGGCTGCGTGCACGTGCGGCTCGACGTTCCGCTGGAGGATCGGCCGGGAAGGCTGCGCCCGTTCCTGCGCGCCGCCGCCGAGCTCGTCGCGGGCCACGGCGGCTCCCTCTCCGGCGAGCACGGCGACGGGCGGGCCCGCAGCGAGCTGCTGCCCGTGATGTACTCGCCCGAGGCGATCTCCCTGTTCGAGCGGTTCAAGGCCCTCTTCGACCCGGCGGACGTGTTGAACCCGGGCGTCCTCGTCCGGCCGAGGGCCGTGGACGAGGACCTGCGCCGTCCGGCCGCGCACCCGCTGCCGCTGTCGCGCCGCCCGGGCGGGATGGCTCTCGCGCACGACGACGGCGATCTCACCAGGGCCGTGCACCGCTGCGTCGGCCTCGGTAAGTGCCGCGCCGACCTCACGGCCGCGGGCGGCGTCATGTGCCCGTCGTACCTCGCGACGCGCGACGAGCGCGACTCCACGCGCGGGCGCGCCCGGGTGCTGCAGGAGATGGCGAACGGGTCCCTGGTGAGCGGGGGGTTCCGCGCGCCGGAGGTGCTCGACGTCCTGGACCTCTGCCTGTCGTGCAAGGCGTGCGGCCGGGACTGCCCGGCCGGTGTCGACATGGCGACCTACAAGTCGGAGGTGCTGCACCACGCCTACCGGGGGCGGCCGCGGCCGGTGACGCATTACGTGCTCGGCAGGCTTCCCCTGTGGGCGCGGCTCGCGGAACGCGTTCCCAGGCTGGTCAACGCCCTGTTCGGACCGCGCGCCCTGCGCAGGCTCCTGCTGCGCGCCGGAGGCATGGACCCGCGGCGCGACGTCCCGCGGTTCGCGGACGAGCCGTTCCGGCGCTGGGCCCGCCCGCTGGCGGTGGACAGGCCCCCGGCTCCCGCGCCGGACGACCGGCCCGGCGTCGTGTTGTGGGCGGACTCCTTCACCGATGCGTTCTCCCCGGACGCGGCCAGGGCGGCGGTCGAGGTCCTGACGGACGCGGGCTACCGCGTTCACGTGCCCGCCAAGCCGGTCTGCTGCGGCCTGACCTGGATCTCGACGGGCCAGCTCGACGGCGCGCGCAGGCGGCTGCGGGCGATGCTCGACACGCTCGCGCCGTTCCTGGAGGCGGGGCTGCCCGTCGTCGGGCTCGAACCCTCGTGCACCGCCGTGGCGCGGCGCGACGTCCTGGAGCTGCTGCCGGACGACCCGCGCGCCCGCGCCCTCGCCGAGGCGACGTGCACGCTCGCGGAGCTGCTTTCCCGGCCGCGTCCCGACGGGACGCGCTGGAGACCGCCGTCGCTGGCCGGGCTCCGCGTGGTGGCGCAGCCCCACTGCCACCACCACGCGGTCATGGGGTACGACGCGGACGCCGCCCTGCTGCGCGCCGCGGGCGCCGAGCTCGACGTGCTGGGCGGCTGCTGCGGGCTGGCGGGGAACTTCGGCATGGAGCGCGGCCACTACGAGGTGTCCGTCGCCGTCGCGGAGAACGCGCTGCTGCCGGCGCTGCGCGCCGCGCCCGACGCGGTGTTCCTGGCCGACGGCTTCTCGTGCCGGACGCAGGCCGAGCAGCTCGCCGGGCGGCGCGGCCTGCACCTGGCCGAGCTGCTCCGCCTGAGCGCGGCCCCTGCCACCCCGGCTGCGTCCCCGGGTTCTCCCGACACCGGGGGCACGTTCCCTTCCGCCCCGCCGGTCGGCTGA